The Paenibacillus yonginensis genome segment CAATCGAAGAATCCGGACTTTATTTTCTTCGGGGGCATGTATGCAGAGGGCGGCCTGATCGTGAAGCAAGCACGTGATAAAGGCATTACAGCTCCGGTTATGGGCGGCGATGCGCTGGATTCCTCAGGCATGGTGGACATTGCCAAAGACGATATCGTCGGCACTTTGTACAGCTCGGTGTCTACCGATATTACGAAGACGGACCCTGGCAAGAAGTGGGCGGATCAATACGAGCAGAAATTCGGCAAGAAACCCGAAGGCTACTCCGCTTATGCCTATGATTCCATGTCCGTTATGCTTGAGGCGGTCAAGAAGAGCATTGAAGACAACGGCGGGCAGCTGCCCGCCCGCGAGAAGATCCGCGATGCCGTACGGGCAACCAAGGACTTTGAAGGTGTAGCGACCAAAGTAAGCTTTGATGATATCGGCGACAACTCGTATGCGAAAGTCTTTATTTATAAATTTGAAGCGGCTTCTTATCCGGGCAGCATGGTTTCGGAGGTCAGCAAATAAGCGGCAGGACAACTTAATTTGACTTGACTAACAAGTCAGCTGCAGCCAAGAGATGTTCCGGTTTGGGGCAGCTTCTTGGCTGTCATTTTTTCATTCATCCGAAAGGAGTATGCCCATGATTTCTAGCATCCTGCAAACTCTGCCGCAGGTGTTGATCGACGGCCTGGCTTTAGGCGCGATCTACGCGGTTGTAGCACTTGGATATACGATGGTCTATGGTATTTTGGAGCTGATTAATTTTGCGCATGGCGAAATCTTTATGACCGGGGCGTTTGTCGGCACTACTGTCCTGTTTATGTTCCAGTCCTTTGGATGGCTGGGCGGGCTGCCGGCCTGGTTCTCCTATCTGTTAATCATTCTGATTGCGATGATGGTGACCGGGAGCCTGGGGGTCGGCATTGAGAGAGTGGCGTACAGGCCGCTCAGGAAAGCGCCGAAGCTCATTTCCCTGATTTCCGCATTCGGAGTTTCTTTTGTCCTTCAGGATGTGGTTCGTTTTATTGCCCAGCTGAAGACCGGCAACTATATCGTGACCAGCGACTCCTTGTTCAGCGGAAGGATGACGCTGGATACGTCCGCGATCAGCAGCGTGTTCGGGAATGCTTCAATTAAAGCCAATACGATAATTATCCTGATCGTAGCTGTTCTGCTCATGGCAGGACTGGATATATTCGTAAACCGTACCAAATGGGGCGTTGCCATGCGGGCTGTGGCGCAAGACCGGGAGACGGCGTCTTTAATGTCGATTAATGTGAACAAGATTGTGGTTTTGACTTTTTTTATAGGCTCGGCGCTTGGCGGAGCAACGGGTGTTTTGTTTGCTCAGCAGTACGGTACGATTGATCCGTATATCGGCTTTATTTTAGGAATGAAGGCTTTCACGGCGGCTGTGCTTGGAGGCATTGGCAATATCCGCGGCGCTATGTTCGGCGGAATCGTGATTGGCATCCTGGAGATGTTCGCCTCGTCCAATCTGGGGATTCTGACGCATGGCAGCTTTGGAGCGGAATACAAGGATGTATTTGCTTTTATGATCCTGATCATTGTGCTGATCTTTAAACCCGAGGGCTTGTTCGGCAGAGCCGTCAAAGAGAAGGTGTAGGTGATCCTGATGGGGAATATGG includes the following:
- a CDS encoding branched-chain amino acid ABC transporter permease, encoding MISSILQTLPQVLIDGLALGAIYAVVALGYTMVYGILELINFAHGEIFMTGAFVGTTVLFMFQSFGWLGGLPAWFSYLLIILIAMMVTGSLGVGIERVAYRPLRKAPKLISLISAFGVSFVLQDVVRFIAQLKTGNYIVTSDSLFSGRMTLDTSAISSVFGNASIKANTIIILIVAVLLMAGLDIFVNRTKWGVAMRAVAQDRETASLMSINVNKIVVLTFFIGSALGGATGVLFAQQYGTIDPYIGFILGMKAFTAAVLGGIGNIRGAMFGGIVIGILEMFASSNLGILTHGSFGAEYKDVFAFMILIIVLIFKPEGLFGRAVKEKV